The uncultured Desulfatiglans sp. DNA window CCACCAGAGACCTTTATGCATGGAAGCCCTCCCCGGCCGCCCTGCGCATGCCCATTCGCTTCCAACCCGGAAATGAGGATTTTGGGGCAATATCAGGGCGATCAGGCCTCTGCGCGGAGGCGGCCCGTCGGTCGCCGCGCAAGCGAACGTGCAGATCGACGCAGGGATTGGGCCAAAAGACCATCGCCGGATGCAAACCAGCGATGAACGGGACTTCACCCGATCGAGGGCCTCCGCTAGATCTGAAGGTGCGGCAGGACAAGGTCGTCACAGGCGGAATAGGGATCGAGCGACCCGTCGGCGATTCGATCCACCGCCTGATCGAATTCACCCGAGGCGATCAGGCGCCCGATCATCTCCTCGACCAGCCGATCCTTGATCAGCTGAGCCAGTTCCTCGCGCACATACCTTCGTTGCTGCCGGAACCGCAGGGTCCCGCACGTCTCTTCGATGTAAGCCCGGTGCCGGTCGATCGCCTCGATCAGCTCTACCACCCCTTCGTCGAAGACCGCCTGGGCCTTGAGGATGGGGGGTTTCCAGCGGCCCTCGGCGTACTTCTTCTGGTCCATGTCGATCATCAGCCGAAGGTCCGTCATGGTCTTGTCGGCCCCGTCCCGATCGGCCTTGTTGATCAGAAAGATGTCGCCCACCTCGAGGATCCCCGCCTTGATGGCCTGGATGTCGTCCCCCATCCCCGGAATCACGACGATCACCGTCGTGTGGGCGCTTTTGACCACATCCACCTCGTCCTGCCCCACACCCACGGTCTCGACGATGATGTAGTCCTTCCCCATGGCATCCAGGACGTCGATGGCGCTGCGGGTCGATTGGGTCACGCCGCCGAAGTGCCCCCGCGTGGCGAGCGACCGGATGAAAACACCCTTGTCCATGCTGTGGCGCTGCATCCGTACACGGTCCCCGAGGATCGCCCCGCCGCTGAAGGGGCTGGTGGGATCGACGGCCAGAACACCGACCGTCTTTTCCCGCTGGCGCAGGTGGCTCACCATCCGGTCGACGAGGGTGCTCTTCCCCACGCCCGGCGCGCCGGTGATGCCGATCACGTAGGCCCGGCCGGTGTAGGGGTAAAGCGCCTTGAGGATGTCCCTCACGTGCGGCATCCGGTCATCGATATCCCGAATGAGCCGCGCTACGGTGCGTACATCCCCGGCGATCACCTTCTCGACGATTTCCTTCATCAGGCCTCAAACCTCCCTCGGGGTGACGTGGTCCTTCACCCACTGAACAATCTGCTCGAGCGGCGTGCCGGGTGTGAAGATCTCCTTGATGCCGGCGGCCTTCATCTTCGGGATGTCGTCCTCGGGGATGATCCCGCCCCCTACGACGATGATGTCGTCGATTCCGTTATCCTTCAGCAGTTCAACAACACGCGGGAAAAGATAGCGGTGGGCCCCTGCGAGGCTCGAAAGCCCGATCATGTCCACATCCTCCTGGATAGCGGCCTCAACGATCTCTTCGGGGCTCTGATGAAGGCCGCTGTAGACCACCTCGAAACCGGCGTCGCGATAGGCCCTCGCAATGATCCGCGCCCCCCGGTCGTGACCGTCAAGCCCCGGCTTCGCCACCATGACCCGAACCCTTCTACCGCCTGTCATCTTGTCCTCCTCACGCTGACCTTGGAGACAAACCGCTGCGCACCTGCAGCATCTCTTCAAGGCGCCGGCAGCCCGTCACGCCGAGCCCCGCATCCAATCCGGGTGAATTTCCCCAAACCCCCGGCCGCGGCCGGGACACTCGCTCCGTCCTGTTCGCCAAACCAGGGCGGCCCCCGATCCAACCCCGCTCCGCCTTCGAGCGCACCCCTCTTTGCAGCGTCGGGGCCGGGTGCTTCGCCGCCTTCGACCTCAATATATGCCCGGGTCCCGATAAATGCCAAACACGGATCGGTAGACGTCGCAAACCTCCTGTAGGGTGGCTTGGGCCTTGACAGCCGCG harbors:
- a CDS encoding hypothetical protein (Evidence 5 : Unknown function), which codes for MVFWPNPCVDLHVRLRGDRRAASAQRPDRPDIAPKSSFPGWKRMGMRRAAGEGFHA
- a CDS encoding putative enzyme (Evidence 3 : Putative function from multiple computational evidences; Product type e : enzyme), with the protein product MKEIVEKVIAGDVRTVARLIRDIDDRMPHVRDILKALYPYTGRAYVIGITGAPGVGKSTLVDRMVSHLRQREKTVGVLAVDPTSPFSGGAILGDRVRMQRHSMDKGVFIRSLATRGHFGGVTQSTRSAIDVLDAMGKDYIIVETVGVGQDEVDVVKSAHTTVIVVIPGMGDDIQAIKAGILEVGDIFLINKADRDGADKTMTDLRLMIDMDQKKYAEGRWKPPILKAQAVFDEGVVELIEAIDRHRAYIEETCGTLRFRQQRRYVREELAQLIKDRLVEEMIGRLIASGEFDQAVDRIADGSLDPYSACDDLVLPHLQI
- a CDS encoding hypothetical protein (Evidence 5 : Unknown function), whose amino-acid sequence is MAFIGTRAYIEVEGGEAPGPDAAKRGALEGGAGLDRGPPWFGEQDGASVPAAAGGLGKFTRIGCGARRDGLPAP